One genomic segment of Bacteroidota bacterium includes these proteins:
- a CDS encoding 1,4-dihydroxy-6-naphthoate synthase gives MEITIAFSPCPNDTFIFDALIHKKIDTEDFTFIPVYEDVETLNQNALLGKYTITKLSFHAFAYVSKHYQLLYSGAALGNGCGPILISKNDIPIDKLSQKDIAIPGKLTTANFLLSIAFPDLKKKQEMLFSEIEAAILKNTVDAGVIIHENRFTYQAKGLKKIIDLGEYWETTYHVPIPLGAIAIARNMPKEKQIRINNLLRKSVEHALENPNQTMQYVKQYAQEMEVAVIRQHIELYVNKFTVDFGFEGIDAVEKLFEIGKENNIIPELELPIFI, from the coding sequence ATGGAAATAACAATTGCATTTTCACCTTGCCCTAATGATACTTTCATTTTTGATGCATTGATTCATAAAAAAATTGATACAGAAGATTTTACATTTATACCTGTATATGAGGATGTAGAAACACTAAATCAAAATGCATTGCTGGGGAAATATACAATTACAAAACTCAGTTTTCATGCATTTGCCTATGTAAGTAAACATTATCAATTACTTTACTCAGGTGCAGCTTTGGGCAATGGTTGTGGACCAATTCTTATTTCAAAAAATGATATTCCAATAGATAAGTTATCACAAAAAGATATTGCAATTCCGGGTAAACTCACCACAGCAAATTTCTTATTGAGCATTGCATTTCCTGACTTGAAAAAAAAACAAGAAATGCTATTCTCAGAAATAGAAGCTGCTATTTTAAAAAATACGGTGGATGCCGGTGTAATTATTCATGAAAATCGATTTACTTATCAGGCAAAAGGATTAAAAAAAATAATTGACCTCGGTGAATATTGGGAAACTACTTATCATGTTCCTATTCCATTGGGAGCAATTGCAATTGCCAGAAATATGCCGAAGGAAAAACAAATCCGAATAAATAATCTTCTGCGAAAAAGTGTTGAACATGCACTTGAAAATCCAAATCAAACTATGCAATATGTAAAACAATATGCACAGGAAATGGAAGTTGCAGTGATTCGCCAGCATATCGAATTATATGTAAATAAATTTACGGTTGATTTTGGTTTTGAGGGAATTGATGCGGTAGAGAAATTATTTGAAATTGGAAAAGAAAACAATATCATTCCCGAGTTGGAGTTACCAATTTTTATTTGA
- a CDS encoding class II aldolase/adducin family protein: protein MPLIDEGYIKYKIDWKNVILEADDFLLHLMHYRDKLKYQNLIGVYPDGIGFGNISQRIYNSTEFYISGTQTGAIENSAIKDYSKVTDFSFSQNSLHCEGEVKASSESLTHGAFYIFGYKINAVIHVHHKNLWNTLLGIVPTTPTHIKYGTPEMAFEIQRLITHYELSEKQILVMAGHEEGIFTFGESLEEAYDVLMQYMDLYI, encoded by the coding sequence ATGCCATTAATTGACGAGGGATATATTAAGTATAAAATTGATTGGAAGAATGTAATTCTGGAGGCAGATGATTTTCTTTTACACTTAATGCATTATAGAGATAAACTAAAATATCAAAATTTAATTGGAGTGTATCCTGATGGAATTGGCTTTGGAAATATCAGTCAGCGTATTTATAATAGTACTGAATTTTATATTTCAGGTACACAAACCGGAGCCATAGAAAATTCTGCAATAAAAGATTATTCTAAGGTTACTGATTTTTCATTTTCTCAAAATTCTCTGCATTGTGAAGGTGAAGTAAAAGCGTCTTCTGAATCGCTTACACATGGTGCATTTTATATTTTTGGTTATAAGATCAACGCTGTAATTCATGTGCATCATAAAAATTTATGGAACACATTGCTTGGAATTGTTCCTACTACACCGACACATATTAAATATGGAACTCCTGAAATGGCTTTTGAAATTCAACGTTTGATTACGCACTATGAATTATCGGAAAAGCAAATTCTTGTAATGGCAGGTCATGAAGAAGGTATTTTTACTTTTGGTGAATCTTTAGAAGAGGCTTATGATGTATTAATGCAATACATGGATTTATATATTTGA
- a CDS encoding dihydroneopterin aldolase, with protein sequence MGKLLLEGMEFRAPVGVLQKEKLFGSRLMINVIVSGKGINGQNDYLADTIDYSIIYSIVKKCVMQPANLMEYVANNIINEIKKEFGNKLETINVQIKKINPPLDGVVESSGVEINWDADMLL encoded by the coding sequence ATGGGTAAGTTATTGTTAGAAGGGATGGAATTCCGGGCACCTGTAGGTGTTTTGCAAAAAGAAAAATTATTCGGAAGCCGTCTTATGATAAATGTAATTGTTTCCGGAAAAGGTATTAATGGACAAAATGATTATTTAGCAGACACAATTGATTACTCTATAATATATTCCATCGTAAAGAAATGCGTAATGCAACCTGCCAATTTAATGGAATATGTTGCAAACAACATTATCAATGAAATAAAAAAAGAGTTTGGAAATAAATTAGAAACTATTAATGTTCAAATAAAAAAAATAAATCCACCATTGGATGGCGTAGTGGAATCTTCGGGTGTTGAAATTAATTGGGATGCTGATATGCTTTTATAG
- the mqnB gene encoding futalosine hydrolase, whose translation MRILIVAATSFEIMPLLQEFNTTENSGDLNLFQIKLQKGINLDVLITGAGINHTAFHLGRILQKNKYDLAINAGICGSFKKKIRIGTTVEVLLDNMADFGAEKNSRFLPASQLNLYSELEKIITQDFIENNSQPLQVWNALQKVKSITVNTVHGKAESINAIKRRLNPDTESMEGFAFFYACRFFNIPFYQIRTVSNFVEPRNKSNWNIPLAVENLNSVLINAIKELSV comes from the coding sequence ATGCGAATATTAATTGTTGCAGCTACATCTTTTGAAATAATGCCTTTGCTTCAGGAATTTAATACAACTGAAAATTCCGGGGATTTAAATTTATTTCAAATAAAACTTCAAAAAGGAATTAATCTGGATGTATTGATTACAGGTGCGGGAATTAATCACACTGCATTTCATCTTGGTAGAATTTTACAGAAAAATAAATATGATCTGGCAATCAATGCAGGTATATGTGGATCCTTTAAAAAGAAAATTCGTATTGGCACAACAGTAGAAGTGCTACTTGATAATATGGCTGATTTTGGAGCAGAAAAAAACTCCCGATTTTTACCTGCATCTCAATTAAATTTATATAGTGAATTAGAAAAAATAATTACTCAAGATTTCATTGAAAATAATTCACAACCATTGCAAGTGTGGAATGCATTGCAAAAAGTAAAAAGCATTACGGTGAATACAGTGCATGGAAAAGCAGAATCAATTAATGCAATAAAACGCAGATTAAATCCGGATACGGAAAGTATGGAAGGTTTTGCATTTTTTTATGCATGCCGATTTTTTAATATCCCTTTTTATCAAATAAGAACTGTTTCAAATTTTGTAGAACCAAGGAATAAATCGAATTGGAATATTCCTCTTGCAGTTGAGAATTTAAATAGTGTTTTAATTAATGCAATAAAAGAATTATCTGTATAA
- a CDS encoding acyl-CoA dehydrogenase family protein produces the protein MPNDLFEGVDYFNVDDLLTTEQKLVRDAVRQFVKKEISPIIEDYAQKAETPMQLIKGLAEVGAFGPSIPAEYGGGGLDDISYGLIMQEIERGDSGIRSLVSVQGSLVMYPIYAFGSEEQKRKYLPKLGAGEIIGCFGLTEPDHGSNPGGMISTIKDKGDYYLLNGAKMWISNAPFADIAVVWAKDDEGKIRGIIVERGMEGFTTPETHGKWSLRASATGELVFDNVKVPKENILPGVKGLKGPLSCLSTARYGIAWGAIGAAMDCYDTALRYSKERIQFGKPIAGFQLQQKKLAEMITEITKAQLLAWRLGTLKIEGKVTPAQISLAKRNNVDMALHIAREARQMLGGMGITGEYPIMRHMMNLESVITYEGTHDVHLLITGADITGIEAFK, from the coding sequence ATGCCAAACGATTTATTTGAAGGAGTGGATTATTTTAATGTGGACGATTTACTTACCACAGAACAAAAATTAGTGCGTGATGCTGTAAGACAATTTGTAAAAAAGGAGATTTCTCCTATTATAGAAGATTATGCGCAGAAGGCAGAAACACCAATGCAATTAATTAAAGGACTTGCAGAGGTGGGTGCATTCGGCCCATCTATTCCCGCAGAATATGGCGGTGGTGGATTAGACGATATTAGTTATGGACTTATTATGCAGGAAATTGAAAGAGGCGACAGTGGAATTCGTTCTTTGGTTTCTGTGCAAGGTTCTTTAGTAATGTATCCTATTTATGCTTTTGGATCAGAAGAACAAAAAAGAAAATATTTACCAAAATTAGGTGCAGGTGAAATTATTGGATGTTTTGGATTAACAGAACCTGATCATGGTTCTAATCCGGGTGGAATGATTAGCACTATAAAAGATAAAGGCGATTATTATTTATTGAATGGTGCAAAAATGTGGATCTCCAATGCACCGTTTGCAGACATTGCGGTTGTATGGGCTAAAGATGATGAGGGAAAAATTCGTGGGATAATTGTAGAACGTGGAATGGAAGGATTTACTACACCGGAAACACATGGTAAATGGTCGTTACGTGCATCCGCCACAGGCGAATTAGTTTTTGATAATGTGAAAGTGCCGAAAGAAAATATATTGCCAGGAGTAAAAGGTTTGAAAGGACCACTCTCATGTTTATCCACTGCTCGTTATGGAATTGCATGGGGTGCTATTGGTGCAGCGATGGATTGTTATGATACTGCATTGCGCTATTCAAAAGAGCGAATTCAATTCGGAAAACCTATTGCAGGATTTCAATTGCAACAAAAAAAATTAGCAGAGATGATTACTGAAATTACCAAAGCGCAATTATTAGCATGGCGTCTTGGAACTTTAAAAATTGAAGGAAAAGTTACACCTGCTCAAATTTCACTCGCCAAAAGAAATAATGTAGATATGGCATTGCATATTGCCAGAGAAGCACGTCAAATGTTGGGAGGCATGGGCATTACAGGAGAATATCCGATAATGCGTCATATGATGAATCTGGAAAGTGTAATTACTTATGAGGGAACTCACGATGTACATTTACTAATTACCGGTGCAGATATTACCGGTATTGAAGCATTTAAATAA
- the dnaB gene encoding replicative DNA helicase: MTINEGNTSDVNRTGKRISKQTDATSFALGKVPPQAVDLEEAVLGAFMIDRDAVTNAIELLRIDSFYDDRHKLIFEAIRKLFEKTQPIDLLTVTEMLRSMGKLEECGGPYYITSLTNRVASAAHVEHHARIVTQKFIQRELIRISTEIVKDSYEDTTDVFELLDKAEQSLFQIADNNLRTSFTDIRNLISNTIAEIDEARKHEDSLTGCPTGFTRLDRLTGGWQKSDLIIVAARPSMGKTAFTLSIARNAAVDFNKPVAIFSLEMSSQQLVKRLISAETELPAEKIIKGQLAEHEMVQLMKKSGALGDAPIFIDDTPAINIFELRAKCRRLKMQHDIQLVVIDYLQLMTSSENGKAGNREQEISSISRALKSIAKELNIPIIALSQLSRKVEDRGGNKRPILSDLRESGAIEQDADLVCFLYRPEYYGFDEDDEGNSTKGVAEVIIAKHRNGALDRVRVRFIDQYIKFVDMEEFPRQNLSPLSDHLKESKVTVTRKSKMDDMPDDDVPF; this comes from the coding sequence ATGACTATTAACGAAGGGAATACATCCGATGTAAACAGAACAGGAAAACGTATTAGCAAACAAACTGATGCTACAAGTTTTGCATTAGGGAAAGTGCCGCCTCAGGCTGTTGATTTGGAAGAAGCTGTATTGGGTGCATTTATGATTGATAGAGATGCTGTAACTAACGCTATTGAATTATTGCGTATTGATAGTTTTTATGATGACAGACACAAACTTATTTTTGAAGCAATCAGAAAATTGTTTGAAAAAACACAACCTATTGATTTATTAACTGTAACAGAAATGTTGCGCAGTATGGGTAAGTTGGAAGAATGTGGTGGACCGTATTATATTACTAGTTTAACAAATAGAGTGGCTTCAGCCGCACACGTTGAACATCATGCACGTATTGTTACACAAAAATTTATTCAGCGTGAATTAATTCGCATCAGCACCGAGATAGTAAAAGATTCTTACGAAGACACAACAGATGTTTTCGAATTATTAGATAAAGCAGAACAATCGTTATTTCAAATTGCAGATAATAATTTACGTACAAGTTTTACTGATATCAGAAATTTAATCAGTAATACAATTGCAGAAATTGATGAAGCTCGTAAACATGAAGATTCACTTACCGGATGTCCTACAGGTTTTACAAGATTGGATCGACTGACAGGTGGTTGGCAAAAAAGTGATTTAATAATTGTAGCTGCAAGACCATCTATGGGTAAAACAGCTTTTACGCTTTCTATCGCAAGAAATGCTGCAGTAGATTTTAATAAACCGGTTGCAATATTTTCATTAGAGATGTCTTCTCAGCAGTTAGTAAAAAGATTAATTAGTGCGGAAACAGAATTGCCTGCCGAAAAAATTATTAAAGGTCAACTTGCAGAACATGAGATGGTGCAATTGATGAAAAAAAGTGGAGCGTTAGGTGATGCGCCAATTTTTATTGATGATACTCCTGCAATAAATATTTTTGAATTACGTGCAAAATGTCGTCGATTAAAAATGCAACACGATATTCAATTAGTGGTAATTGATTATTTGCAATTAATGACATCATCAGAAAATGGAAAAGCAGGTAATAGAGAGCAAGAGATAAGTTCAATCAGCCGTGCATTAAAAAGTATCGCTAAAGAATTAAATATTCCCATCATAGCACTTTCACAGTTGAGTAGAAAAGTGGAAGACAGAGGTGGAAATAAACGACCAATACTTTCCGATTTGCGTGAGTCGGGAGCCATTGAACAGGATGCGGATTTAGTTTGCTTTTTATACAGACCGGAATATTATGGATTTGATGAAGATGATGAAGGCAACTCAACAAAAGGTGTGGCAGAAGTAATTATTGCAAAACATAGAAATGGTGCTTTGGACAGAGTGCGGGTTCGATTTATTGATCAGTATATCAAGTTTGTGGATATGGAAGAATTTCCTCGTCAGAATTTATCTCCACTTTCTGATCATTTAAAAGAATCGAAAGTTACCGTAACCCGCAAATCCAAAATGGATGATATGCCGGATGATGATGTTCCATTCTGA